The sequence atgaccgctgtcaaattagacagttgtgtttaacattaccgctgtcatattagacagttgtgtttaacattaccgttgtcatattagacagtagtgtttaacgttaccgttgtcatattagacagtagtgtttaacatgaccgctgtcatattagacagtagtgtttaacatgaccgttgtcaaattagacagtggtgtttaacatgaccgttgtcatattagacagttgtgtttaacatgaccgctgtcatattagacagtagtgtttaacattaccgctgtcatattagacagtagtgtttaacattaccgctgtcaaattagacagttgtgtttaacatgaccgctgtcatattagacagttgtgtttaacatgaccgttgtcatattagacagtagtgtttaacattaccgctgtcatattagacagtagtgtttaacattaccgctgtcaaattagacagttgtgtttaacatgaccgttgtcatattagacagtagtgtttaacattaccgctgtcaaattagacagttgtgtttaacatgaccgctgtcatattagacagtagtgtttaacatgaccgctgtcatattagacagtagtgtttaacattaccgctgtcatattagacagtagtgtttaacattaccgctgtcatattagacagtagtgtttaacattaccgttgtcatattagacagtagtgtttaacattaccgctgtcaaattagacagtagtgtttaacatgaccgctgtcatattagacagtagtgtttaacatgaccgctgtcaaattagacagttgtgtttaacatgaccgctgtcatattagacagtagtgtttaacattaccgctgtcatattagacagttgtttaacattaccgctgtcatattagacagttgtgtttaacattaccgttgtcaaattagacagtagtgtttaacattaccgttgtcatattagacagttgtgtttaacatgaccgctgtcaaattagacagttgtgtttaacattaccgctgtcatattagacagttgtgtttaacattaccgttgtcatattagacagtagtgtttaacgttaccgttgtcatattagacagtagtgtttaacatgaccgctgtcatattagacagtagtgtttaacatgaccgttgtcaaattagacagtggtgtttaacatgaccgttgtcatattagacagttgtgtttaacatgaccgctgtcatattagacagtagtgtttaacattaccgctgtcatattagacagtagtgtttaacattaccgctgtcaaattagacagttgtgtttaacatgaccgctgtcatattagacagttgtgtttaacattaccgttgtcaaattagacagtagtgtttaacatgaccgttgtcatattagacagttgtgtttaacattaccgttgtcatattagacagtagtgtttaacatgaccgttgtcatattagacagttttCATCAAAAGGAGATACTGAATGTAAGTACTTATATGACGACAGTGATGGTCCCGGGGTTCTAGGAagtatatctctgtctgtgtggtgaCAATAGGCCCATGTATACCTTGAGTTCAGGGCTGAGTTGTATAGGGTGACAGACATACTCCTTAAACAAACCATACACATATTTGGTACCTTAATATTTTCTCTTTTTATTTTGGACCTGGTTCAGTGACATTCAAGCTTTGGAGGACATGGCCTCCCCAGTCACACGAGCAGAGATAAATTCTCCCGCCACAAACGTAATGAAAAAGAGCACAGATAAATTCTCCCACCACAAACGTAATGAAAAAGAGCACAGATAAATTCTCCCACCACAAACGTAATGAAAAAGAGCACAGATAAATTCTCCCACCACAAACGTAATGAAAAAGAGCACAGGACACATTTTGTAAGAGCTCCTGTTACTGTCACACATGGTCTTCCAACTGCAGTTGAAAACAAAGTTTGTAAGTTTAACACCTTAGCTTATTAAACAATGACCTTAACGTAAAACAAAAGACTCCGCAATGGTTTTTagatggaaaagagagagagagaaagaggtacaaCACCGTGTTACTATAGCGACAGTGGACTTGGTTAATTGTCGGAATAGTGCAAGCTCTTGGACATGACCCTGCCCGCATCCACCTCAATTCTGATCAGCAGACGCTTCCTGGGGCTAGTTGGCGGGGCATCGGCATCTAATGGGAGGGGCTTCAGAGTCAGGAGGGGCTTCCTGGGGCTGGTTGGGGGGGCAACGGCATCTAATGGGAGGGGCTTCAGAGTCAGGAGGGGCTTCCTGGGGCTGGTTGGGGGGGCAACGGCATCTAATGGGAGGGGCTTCATAGTCAGGAGGGGCTTCGACGGCAAATCAATGTCTGCGTGCAAGCAAGGACTGGGATTGGTTGGTTTGTTTTAGTAATCTGAGCAAAAGAGATATGATTTGATTTTAGTAGGACACACACAGATCATGACACAACACAGGTCACAGTTCCTTCCTATCGGATCTTTCTCTTCTTACTCACCCTTCTACACATTTACTGAGGATGGGAAATAACTACtcggcagtggtgtaaagtacttaagtaaaaatacttttaagttgtttggggtatctgtactttactatttcaattttttacaacttttacatttactcaactatattcctaaagaaagtaatgtactttttactccttacattttccctgacacccaaaagtacttgttacgtgtttaatgcttagcaggacaggaattgtctaattcacgcacttaacaagagaacatccctggtcatccctactgcctctgatctggcagactcactaaacacaaatcctTTGTTTGTAAAGGatgtcagtgttggagtgtgtgtctggctatctgtacattttaaaaacaagaaaatcgtgttgtctggtttgcttaatataaggaattttaagtgatttatacttttactattgatacttaagtacatttaaaaccaaatacttgaacatttttactcaagtagtattttactgggtgacgtttacttttacttgagttattttcttttaaggtatctttccttttactcaagtatgaaaattgggtacttttcccaccactgctaCTCTGAAGTGGAACGTATCATGTAGATGCTACCTAGAGGTTCTAAGGTTAAATAAACTAACGAAGAAGAGAGTGAACCACTGGAGGGAATAAGAAGATCTCTTACCTTGCTGACGTATATGGTCATTCATTCTGAAATGACAGAGAGAATACGGGCTAAGTATAGGCAGGATACAACAGTATTTCTCcatttcaatctctctgtctctgtctctcgctcgctctctctctctcacacacaaacacacccctgaCCCCACCCATTCACACATAACccccctacaccccccccccccccccccccctccactgtaCTACtcacctcatctcctctccctccagtagcTTCCTGTAGGTGGCGATCTCGATGTCCAGGGCCAGTTTGAGGTTCATCAGTTCCTGGTACTCCCTGACCTGACGGGCCATGTCCTGCTTGGCCCTGCGGAGAGCGTCTTCCAGCGCAACAATATTATCCCTGGCCTGCTCCAACGCATTCTGCCCATCCACCTCCACAACCTCAATGTCCTTCTCAATAACTATTTTCTGaacaggggaagagggagagggtcggagagagaggggggggggtcagagagagggggagagggtcagagggagagggtagagagaggggtaaagggaGAGGGTCAAATGGAAGGGAGAGGGTCAAAGGGAGAGACGGTCAGAGGGAGAGGGTCAGAGGGAGAGGGTCAAATGGAAGGGAGAGGGTCAAAGGGAGAGAGGGTCAGAGGGAGAGGTTCAGAGGGAGAGGGTCAAATGGAAGGGAGAGGGTCAAAGGGAGAGAGGGTCAGAGGGAGAGGGTCAAATGGAAGGGAGAGGGTCAAAGGGAGAGAGGGTCAGAGGGAGAGGGTCAAATggaagggagagggtgagagggagagggtcaGAGGGAGAGGGTCAAATGGAAGGGAGAGTGTCAAAGGGAGAGAGGGTCAGAGGGAGAGGGTCAAATGGAAGGGAGAGGGTCAAATTGAAGGGAGAGGGTCAGAGGGAGAGGGTCAGAGGGAGAGGGTCAACTGGAAGGGAGAGGGTCAAAGGGAAATGGAAGTGGAGAAGGATATAGAAATATATGCGTGTATATTGCGTGTGTATGCGTGCAAGAGTGTTTCACCTGCTTCTTGAGGGTCTCCAGCTCTGCCTTCAGTCTCTGTGTTAGACGGAGCATGTCAGCAATCTCCTTCTTCACATCACGTACATCCTGCTCATACTGACCTGCTGTCAGCACTATGTCATTCatctgagagggggaggagaggggaggaggggagggagggagaaaaagagggggagaaaggatAGAGGGGCATCAGTGAATATATTTAGGATAGTCATCACTCTTGTTGCATCGTCAACATCATTAACTGTGTTACataatgttggtgtgtgtggctcTGATGTGTAACCGTGATTAAGTTGCGAAACAAAAGTTATTCTTGATGGACAATAGATACCACTCACCCCCGCCACCACtctccccaaccaccaccaccaccaccacaccattcccaacaccaccaccaccacccctcaccCCCACCACTCCTCAccactcaccaccaccacccactccTCACCACCacaccattcatccccaccaccactCACCACTCACCCCAGCACTCACCACTCACCactcccaccaccacccctcaCCCCCACCACTCCTCACCactcctcaccaccaccaccaccgctcacccccccaccaccaccactcaccctCACCACTCACCCCCACCACAACCACCAGTCACCCCACCACCAGTCACCCCCACTACTCCTCACCACTCCCACCACCATCactcacccccaccaccactcaccacccccaccacccctcaccactcacccccaccaacaccaccatcactcacccccaccacccctcaccgctcacccccaccacccctcaccactcacccccaccaccacagcggttgagagcgttgggccagttaccgaaaggttgctggttcaaatcccagagcctaccaggtgaaaaatatgtcaatgtgcccttgagcaaggcatttaaccttaattgctcctgtaagtctctctgaattagagtgtctgctaaatgacataaaaTAAATCCTCACCTTTTTCTGGTTCCACagctctgccccctctctggcacGGGAGGCCATGTCCGCGTACTGTTTCTTGACGCTGTCGATGATCTCGTCCATGTCTAGAGATCTTTTGTTGCTTTCCTTCACGACCACCGTCTCATTCTGGATATGAGACTCCAGCTCCTTCAGCTCCTGTCACACCACAGCCAGGACAACAATACTACATTAGAGAAGGAGATCTGGGCCTCCCgagtgatctaaggcactgcattgcaatgCTAGCTGTGCCTCTAGAGATCATGgctcgagtccaggctctgtcgcagccggccgggaTCGGGAGagccatggggcggcgcacaattaggggagggtttggctggcagggatgttcttgtcctatCGCGCACTAGCAAGTCTTGTGGCGGGCTGGACGCAATGCACggtgacacggtcgccaggtgtacggtgtttccttcgacacattggggcggctggcttccgggttaagtgggtattgtgtcaagaagcagtgcggcttggcagggtcgtatttcggaggacgcacagctctcgaacttcgcctctcccgagtctgtacgggagttgcagcgatgggacaagactaactaccaattggataccacaaaattggggagaaagacATCTGGGCTGCGTCTCATTCCAGGTAACTGCCTCCTTCGCTCTGCCCTAGTTGGCAGATTTGAGATGGTTTGTGCACTGGGTAGGTGTCAGTTGCAATAGTTCCACACAGTgccatgcagtaaagagagtttGGCAAACTTTTACACTGGACGCCATGTTAGGCTATATATGGTTCTGGTTCCACCTAGCCTCTGATTGGCCGATGGGTGTGTCAGTCAGCCTACCTCATCATAGCCCCGCCTCAGGAAGTCCAGTTCTCCCATCAGGTACTCCAGTTCCAGAGCCAGATCCACGGCTGCCAGTTGGCCCTCATCCACATCCTTCTTGTTGATCACAAAGTCATTCTCCAGATCTGACTTCTTCTGGATCTCATCCTGGTACCTGGAGGACCACAGAGTGGATAATGAAGAGGACAttgttgttttgatattttacattttagtcatttagcagacgctcttatccagagcgacttacaggagaaattagggttaagtgccttgctcaagggcacaggcAGATGTTTCACCTAATTGGCTTggagattcaaaccagcaaccttttggttacaatgctcttaacctctaggctacctgccgcccaggtaTGATATGACTGAGATGGGAGCTCAGGTAAGCACACACACCCGCAAGCatgacaccacaccacaccacgacACGACACACCATACCACGACACACCACGacacgacacaccacaccacGACACACCACGACACACCACGACACACCATACCatgacacaccacaacacaccacacaccacgaCACGACACACCACG comes from Salvelinus fontinalis isolate EN_2023a unplaced genomic scaffold, ASM2944872v1 scaffold_0231, whole genome shotgun sequence and encodes:
- the LOC129844794 gene encoding intermediate filament protein ON3-like: MSKPGGYSSQSDIPSGNKLKSYPNVATNKDLLEPNNPKVDPKDQSAKSQEKDQMVGLNDKFIAFIDKVQNLEQQNKVLDTRLKILKEQEDYQGNVDAVVQQLANELQRQIENLARDKQKLKQELARCQDEVDQTRNKYQDEIQKKSDLENDFVINKKDVDEGQLAAVDLALELEYLMGELDFLRRGYDEELKELESHIQNETVVVKESNKRSLDMDEIIDSVKKQYADMASRAREGAELWNQKKMNDIVLTAGQYEQDVRDVKKEIADMLRLTQRLKAELETLKKQKIVIEKDIEVVEVDGQNALEQARDNIVALEDALRRAKQDMARQVREYQELMNLKLALDIEIATYRKLLEGEEMRMNDHIRQQDY